The Neurospora crassa OR74A linkage group I, whole genome shotgun sequence genome segment TAACTGGAGGGGCTGAGGTGATAAAAGCTTTCATACATCGATCGGCCAACTACTTACTCTGAACACGAACATCAATAACTGGACTTTAACGATGTACTTCCATAAGTCGCTATTGTTGAGGATGGATGATACAGCCCTGGTTAACCGTTCCTGTTGACCATCATTAATCAGTACATGTCGAGGCTGTTTCTCGATGGTGCTGTAAGTAGTAAGGATGTGTCAGTTATACAATCAATGTCTTGGGCGGATGTTCAAATTTTGGGTTGGAAGCATCCTACCTCGGGCTGGCCTTTGCCGCGGATGGTATATCATAAGGTTTGATAGTAGACATGTGCAGCTACTTAGCATCACTACCTCAGTGTTTaacctcctttttttttttttttttttttcgcaaaagaagaaggagggggaaaagatatagaaagaaagggaaacaaGAAACGCTTGCAATTCAGATCAGATCTATATTCAACTTGGGCTGCTATTTTATGTACTAAGCTCAGGTTTGATACATCATGTTGTTGATAATGGAGTGTCCTTTCTTAGGTAATAAGTGTGCATGAAAGAGGGGATGAACAGAGGAAGTGAAAACAGGAGGCGAAGACAATATGCAAACATCTACTTATATCTATAATGAGGTGAGGGAGGTCAGTTACGACAAGTACTTGGTTAGTTCCGTCCCATTTGATAGTATTGTGTTATGCTTGTCTCGCTGCTTACAATGAATGTTCCAAGTAATCACCACCGGCCCAACATGCTCTCTCATATCATATGTAAATTTTCATCATGATGTCTGATCTTGATTTCTATaatcccttttctttcacCGTAATCGTCCTCATACTCCATGCTCAAACATGACCGCCGATAGACTTGCTAGCTATACAGATTCATATGCTATCAACTTCCCCTTCAACATCATGTATCCTTCGCCAAATTCTCTCAGAATCTGTCTGGTGAGACCTCATTGCTGCCAGCCATGAGTATCGAAGCAAGTAAGACCCTTAATGACTACCAATCCTTGCTTCGCACACCTCTAATTCTTCCCCTAATACCTTCTCTCTCCTTGTTTCGTCTTCGTGAGGTCAAGTCCAAGATTGAGCTTTCCCAAGCAATTGAACGTAACCCGTTTCTGCCAAGGGGGATTTTCGTGCAAGGTTGATAGCTCGAGGGTGTACCACGCCAGTGGACACTGCGTAGTATGTTCTTGTACTTCCAATActtgagctcctcctccactcaaCATCATAGGTAGACCCAACCTACAATTCGGTTCTCTGTCGGTTGTCCATTTCCTCTTGGGTGTGGCTAAGTCTATCAGTTTTAGGGGTCAAAGTGGGAGTTGCATGTATCTTCCACCCTCTTTCGTTAATAGGAAAACCGTGGTTCCTAGGAGGTAAATGCGTCCTTTGGCAAATTCTTCTCGTAGTGGCGAACACATTTTGGgccacatcaacatcagTGTGCTGTGAGAGCATTCGGCTTCCTCCAAGCAGACCTCCGGGCTCATTTGTGCCTTTTCTCTTGTACAAGCAATGCCGTAAATGGTAGAGCCCCATCCTAGAGTCATCATGGATTGGAATGACAGGGCGTTGGCGTTTCTTTAGGTTCCAGCTTCCATCTCCTTTGTTGATGGAATATAGCCGCGGGACACGTCGTCCAATATTCCTTCTCTCGGCTTACAATAGTCCAGGTAGGAAAAAAGAGCATTCTGAAACAACCGTGATATGGTAGGTTCTTTCACTCTCTAATCCCTCCATACAATaccacttccttccttccttgccGAGCCAAACGATTTGGCAGCGGCACCTCAGCAATCATATCGTCCGTAATCTTTATGGCCGAGCAGTAGCAGTGTTACAGAAGTCCTTGATCCAAATTCGGAGGCAGTCTGATTTGTTGCTCAGACTGTTGGTGTCGAGTCCTGAGATGTGTGCCGTGTCATCCCCCAAAGGAAGGTAAACAGCCCAAACACACCACATCCCCATTAACCCCTCTTTCTTCGCAACAATGTCCGCATATCATTTCCCGGTGGCCGTTGGCATGCCATCCAGTAGTCGTTGGTTTTAGCCTTGATCTTTCTTTTTCGGCTACCTCATCCAAGTCCACCTCCGTCTCTGTATCCGCATCCAGCATCACGAACGAGTTCTCGGGACTGGATTTCGCCAAGGGAATATATTGCACTTGCGCTTCTTGTTCTCCGGTTTCGGTATGGTGATGTCGCCCTTGATGATGGAAACTCGATGTCCATCCGGGACATTGCCTCATGCATACATAACACGTACGCTGGCCGCAACCTTGGCAGTCGGCGTACGAATCCAGGTCGGCCTTCTTGCTCGGTTTTCGAAAGCAAATATGACACCTGTCTAGACATTTGATCTTGGACAGCAAAGCGTGTTGTTTCTGGTGGTGGGGGTGGGAAGCAGCAGTTGGAGAATTAGACTTGGCTCGCGTGCCGTGGTGGCTGTCCTCTCGGTGGTGGACTTCATCGGACACGGACATGCGTTGTTTCTTGTTGATGGCGATTGGTATTATCTTGCGCAGGGTTGGCGGGTAAGGCTGATGCATGGTAGGATTCGCGTAGGAGCCTTTGTCGGCTAGAATCCCGCGTGTGGTGTCGAGGGCTGGGTGGGAGCTGGagcagaggaagaaagggttAGCTAACTGGGGTGGCGATGGGAGGTTTGACATGTAGTCCGCATACAATGGAATCTGGATGTTACCCGAAGTGTACGAATTCTCGACATCGTCtcgcctcctcttcttggccgAGGGGATCCTCTCATGGGTGACGGAGGGCATCGTCCACTCCCGGTATTCGAACACAGCTTATTGACGGGAACCGTTCTCGTGATGGTTGCAACGCGGCTGAAATTGCGAGTTGATTGTGACAAGAACAGACTTTAACTAGTCAATAATTACAGAGCGAGAAGATTGACGTGTTGAATTCAAgccaaggaggagaggatgatggatggaaagAGAAACAGTTGGGAGCAAGTCGAAGCTCGAGATTACGAAAAGTGGAGGCGACGATGCGATTTCAGCCCTGCAGTGCAAGTGCGTTGTCGAGGTTCGCGGGTACCTGCCCGCTGAAACGCGCTACAGTACACAAACAGTATTCAGGGTTAGGAATTCACTGTTGGTGGTCTTTGGGTGGACGAGACTGGAGTCATGGCTTAAGTGGTCCCTGAATTGGAACTCTCAGCGTCTTTGAACGACTGGAGGCAAAACGGAAATGAAACACCAATTGTGCACTAGCGCGTCAGGGTTGTAAGTGGCATTTCAACGGCCGTGAAAAACAAAAGGCCAATGTTTCTGTTGACACTCGACCATAAGTTTTGACATTCACCCGAAATGCCGAAGGAACGAAGATGAGCAGGTGGCAGCTCTCGGCCAGTCTTGCTATGCCCAGGGACCTCCTTTATCCAGTACGCCCGGCCAAATGTTGTTCGCCAATGAATTCCAATCTCTTGACCGCTTGACGCGTCTGAAAGGCGTGTCGCCGTGCGCTGACAGGGCCGAGTAAGTCTAGTTAACGATATCGCCAACAGTCAAAGGAGAGGCCCCTTGGCTCTCTGCTAAGAGCTAAAGTGATAGCCAAGACGCTCTTGGCTTCTAGAACGATTTGGCATTCCACGGCTCCCTTATTCCGGTGAAGAATCCCAGTCTGATGTCATTGTCTCAGACATGATCGAGATGTCGCAATGAGAGAAACCAGGTGTGAAGAAAGCCGTCACGAATCACAGTTGCCAGTCGCCGCTCGATGTCGtgatagaggtatgtacagGTAATTTGAACAGCAGTGGACAGTTCCCCAGCAAATGACAACTCGATATGATGCCCAGACAAGGGTCAGCGTGGCTACGAAGAGACAGACTCCAGAGGTTCGTCGGGTGTCTCCCGGCCTTTTCCATACCAAGAGGCCCCAAAAAGGTGGGGGCCGCACAGAAAAAGGGGCTAGGGgacaaagtaaacaaaccttATTTggtctaggtaggtagtctgtCTGTCTTGACTTTTGAGTGTTCGTTTTGCTGTGCTAAAGTtgccaaaagaaaaaaaaaaaaaaaaaaaaaaaaagagagagagagacaaaaAGACTGTCGGACACAGTTACTCCGAGGTTGCAAATCCTGTCCAGTTTATCCCAGACCGAGGGCTTCATCATGGGCAGGGTCTGAGGTGACAGAATGATGAGGCATGATCACTTGAATATCTCGTCCAGGGATAAGTGCAAATCATTGTTTCGTAACCCCGTCCGGTTATCTTATCGAATTTTAGCGGATTCCAATAGCTGCTAATCCCGAGAATCCCGTTGTCGGAAAGCGATCGGGAATCGGGGCGGATATCCAGTCACTTCAAAATGAGATGTGAAAATTTGGCAGAAATGAATAATAATGAGCCACGTTGCTTGAAGTTGTCTCCAACAGTCGGGTGTTTGCGTATACGCAGTGGGACAATAAGTACTAAGGTTACCTTCAGGCGAATATTGGGATGAAATACTCGAGGCGTTATCTGACCGATCCTGCATCAAACACTCGGCTTGTGGCTGCCAGGACCCTGGACGCGCGCTGTGTTTGGCAGGTTGGACGAATTGATCATTGCTTGTTTTGATGTGCGTGCAGCGCAACTCACATGCAGACAGGCGTATGCGCTGGTGCCAGCTGACCACATTCTGCTATCTTTCCACTGCCAGGCATCCGACCGCAATGCAGGCAGGCCACTGACCCTGCCTGGTGGCGTCACGTGGGCAGGCTAGGCAGAAAGCAGCAGCCCCACCCGCCTGTGGCCGTTTCCAACTCGAACTTTCTCCTCATCCCTCCCGCGTCCACCCGTCCAGTCTCGCATCAGCCTCACTTATCTCTTTCGCCATTTCCACTTTGCACTTCttgaacaccaccaccaccaccaccaccactccagcTTCGTCGCCTGAAACACCCCTCTTTGAACGCCCtacccatcaccaacaattAGTTTCCCCGAGTCGAGCCCTACCAATATCGACATCGAGATATGAGTCGCGCCAACAAACTTGGCCCTGAAGTGAATCGGTGAGTCCGCGAGTCCCTTTGCGGTCACCCTGCCGTCCACGGGCGTCCTATCGATCgcctgcccgcccgcccgcacGCCGCCTGTCGgtacacacacatacacacctTGCCTACACCGACCTCTACCTACAGCTACTTGGCTACATTCCCTATACGTCCCTCCATCAATCGCCCTCCTGTCCTACGCCAACTTTAGACATCTACCATTGAACATGACTAACCCCTTGGCATCTACACAACAGAGCTTTGTTCGTAAAGAATCTAAGGTACGCCATCGCCTCCCTCGCTGTCGCCAAGATGTCATGGACATGTCATGGACTAACATGTTTCGACAGCTACAACGTAACTCCGGAGGAGCTCTTCGACCTCTTTGGAAAGTACGGACCTATCCGGTATGTCATCCCGTCCCTATCAGCCATCACGTCGTCCTCTCACTGACACGTCGGGCTATAGTCAAGTTCGCCAGGGCATTGCGAGCAACACAAAGGGCACTGCCTTCGTTGTCTATGAGGACGTAATGGATGCGAAGCAGGCGTGCGACAAGTTGAATGGTTACAACTTTCAGAACCGCTACCTCGTTGGTATGTGCTTGTGTCCCTGGCCTCACATGGTCGCCATGGTAAGGGCCCGCTGACCGTTCTGCAGTACTATACCATCAGCCCGACAAGATGAACAAGACAAAAGAGGACCTCGATGCCCGCAAGGAGAATCTAGAACGCATCAAGAGGCAACACGGGATCGATTGACAGTTAGACGGGCCTACGGACAGCCTCCGAATTCGACAACGATCGTCTGGAGGCCCGTCTTCTATGaatacttcctcctccaagaccAGGGCGGCGCCGCGCACGACGGCGCCGAGCACACCGGCTTCGAGTAGATCAGCACCACCGGCTGCTTCGAGCAGATCATCGCCGCCGGGACCGGCCCGAAAGAAGGACAGGTCGCCGTTGACCTTTTACGCGCGGAGCTCTATCCCTCACTTCGTGCGCAAGCTGCTTCCCACCGTCCCAGAGTGCGCCTAAACGATCAACCCCTGTTATCACAAATCGAATCCCCCAGTGTGCGAATGACAACAGAAGAGATTTCACGAACGACGCGCAGTATTTCGTACACGCGGCCGGATTCGGCTCTGGCGATAGGCTTTGTGTTGCCTTTGCCATACTCCTCTCATCACGAAGCCTCTTACCGAAACATCATACATCATCATTAAACTCGTTTTCTCACGGATCGATTTTGTTATTTTTGGCGCTGCTCCCTCATTGTTGTTGCGTTGGCATGGGGGAATGCGACGGGGTTTTAGGTGTGATGGTTTGATGGACTGTTTTTGCTTTTTATACTCTTTTACGTTGGGCTTCGGCTGTAAAGCCCCTGGGCGCGCGCAATGCTTTCATGGCCGCTTTGCTGCTGGCCTTCCTTTGCTCCCCGGTTGTCTTTATCCTAGGGGAGGATTGCATCATGACTTTCCAACTACTGAACTGGCATTGGGATGCGGGAACAACTGAATTGATGGCGACACAGAATCCCCATGGCGTAAAGAGCCATGAGAGGAGATTGCGACGAGATAATTGCAAACCTAGTCATTACCCATTGGTCACTGTATTTTGGAGTGTTGGCGTTGTCCCACTGCTTGGTCAGACGCTCGCTCAGAATCCACCTATTTCCTGCACCCTGATGATGGTTGTTGCCCGTGAACCTTGATAGACAACTTTTACGCGACTCAAATAACACTCGGCACAAGGATATTACATAGCCAAAGTGAAATGACGTCTGTCAGGCGGTTGAGCCATGTGACGCGTGTGGATTCAATGTTGAAGCAAGCCTGGCATGCTTCTCAGCCCTGTAGGTCGGCTGTTGGATGTTTGATGCGGGATGGCGGTATGTGAACAGAGCATCTAAGCCACCTGCTTTCGCCGCCACGGTCCGCCAGCACATGCAAGTTACTTGTCTTGCGTGAATCATTATCGCCATGAAATTTATATCTCAAAGTTGGAGAACGGCAAGATGCAACTATCCAAGCACGATACGATATTGAATCTGCCATCTCACATCCTTCGGCTTCACCTGACACTCGTACTATAACCACGCATCACACATTCGTCACATCTCCTTAGCTTCATTTTACCTGTAGTCCCGACAGTGCCTAAGAAGATTTAGGATTGTGACGGACAGAGGCTGAAATGGCCAGAATGTCGTTACGTGTTTAGACGACGGGAAGCATATCCAGCAGCCGAGTGGACTGGACCTGGGTGCGGAGCCGCCATGCAATTAGGTTGTGGATCCATCTTGATACACCCGACCCGTCCTCCAGTGGATAGGTCCCGTTCAGGCAAGTGGAATATTTGTACGGCTCCACTGTAGGGTAAGGCCAGAGAAATATCAACAGCCAATGACAAGTCGAGCATGCGACTATGCAACTGGCCTATGACGGTACAATACGGTACGGGACCTTGCTGTGCATCGCCTCCGCCCTTGACGTGCTGTGCTGTAACTTGTAAGCGCAGGAacaggcggcggtggcggccgcTCACCTCTCCTTCGTCGCTCTTGAATTCTTGCAGTTTGACTCGATTCAAACCAGGGCTTTCTTCTGGCGGCTGTGATACGCGACATTGGTTGTTATGTACTGACTGTCTCATTTCCCCGTTTGGAAATACACACAAAACTTGACATGCGATTTCGGAAAACGATAACCAAAATCAACCAACTGGCTGGCTGGACTGCGAATGCGACTGAATGCGCTTAGTGTCATCGtcctgctccttctccaactcaaCGTTTCAACGTTTCAAAAGTGGAAAGCTGGGATTCAACAACCGAACGGCTGAAACTCGACAAGCCCACTTGTTCGGAACTGTGCACCGATCAAACCAACATTATTACACCAAACCAGCCCCGACAGTACCGTGACCTACAATCACCTTGTCTACCATTTCTTAGAGTTGAACGAAACCATCACCACGGGACGAGTCTACCTCTAGCCGCTTGAACCATCTGACCATTGTGCGACACACACCAACCGACGTCACCGTGTTCGAGCGCCCCTCTTTTGTCTAGATCGTctctgacgacgacgacgacgacgcctcCCGACCCTGTTTTTCTGTTGGGAGAAACCTGTCTCGGAAATATCCAAGACCTTAGTCTTCACTTAATCCGCCAGACTTACACACCATTAAAtgtttcctctttctcttcaaccaccgccacctccaGGACCCTTAGCGCCGGGTCTTGCTCCCCTCAGCGCAACACCGCCTTTATCTTTGTCAGGACAGCGTCGCAATGTTGATATCCGCGAAGACATACCGGTTGTAAGAATAGCCGGCGGTACTCTGCCCTCTCACCATCGTCTGCGCATCGGCACAGTCAACAGCCTCCATCGTCGCCTAGGTGGCGAGGCAGCTGCTGGTGCGGATACCCGTCCCGATTACTTTGTCGACCCGCAAGTAGACACCCAACTCGACGATCCCGACGCCCAAGACACGGAACCACAACCATTCGAAACCTTTCCTCACGTCGTCAACCCACCTGCTCCCACCGGGACCGTTATATCCGTCACCATGACTCCCACATCGCAACCTACGtcgtcaacatcaccacaacCAGCCTCCCCCATGGCTCATCAAAcagacaacaacaccgaATGCCGCCTACTCGGCCCTTTCGCCATCCTCGTCCAAATTGCCCTCGGCTGCTTGGCTCTATTATCACTCGTCTACAAGCGCTGGCGCGAACGGCCACAAAGACCGGTCAAGATCTGGTTCTTTGATGTGTCGAAACAAGTCTTTGGGAGCGTCTTGGTGCACGCCGCCAACGTGTTCATGTCCATGTTGACAAGCGGCAAGTTTGAGATCAAAGTGTTGGATCCGGTGGCAGTGGCGGTGGGGACCAAGATGGTGAAGCGCGCTGTGGAATATGGGATATTGAGTGCGAGAGGAGAAGACGAGTACACGCCCAATCCGTGCTCGTTTTATTTGTTGAACTTGGCTATTGATGTTTGtcttcctttccctccccgtttactttctttctttctttcttttttttttttctttttttcttttctcaattttttttttttttttttttttccccttacCGCAACCCCATGCTAATAGGTATCACAAAAAAAACAGACAACCCTCGGCATCCcaatcctcatcctcatcgtccgCCTCCTCTCCCGCGGCCTCCAATACACCCCCCTCGGCCAACCTCCCGAATCCCTCCAATCCGGCAACTACACCCCGCTCCACTCCCCACCCGGTACTAAACCGCGCTGGAGCTGGTGGTTCAAGCAATCCATCATCTACTTCATCGGCCTCTTGGGCATGAAGTTCTGTGtgctcatcatcttcatggTCTTCCCCTGGATTTCGCGCGTGGGCGACTGGGCCCTCGGCTGGACCGAGGGAAACGAACGATTGCAAATCATTTTTGTCATGATGCTTTTCCCGCTCATCATGAACGCGTtgcaatactatattattgaTTCGTACatcaagaaggacgagaagattCCTGAGGAAGGGGCGGAGAGTGAAGGATTAGTCACGGGACGGGGAGATGCCGAGGCTGCGGGTGCTGaggagaggggaaggggaagaggggttTATGATATCATCAGTgggagtgatgatgatgcgggTAGTTCCGGGGATGGTGATAGTGATGGacaggaagatgaggaggatgagctgCCCAAGGACAAAGCTGCTGAGTTAATGGTCGGTCATAAAAAGAGGGGGTTCAAGACCAGGACCAAAGCAGTgagggaagaggaatatGATCCGGCGGTGGATGGAGATACCCCGACCGTCATTGGGAGTAGCTCTAGTGCGGTGTCGGGTGTGTCGGTGAAGGATTGAAGGAGTCTGATTTCTATTCACGATTGACAGGGGATGAAAGGACATGTTAGTTGACCCGCCTTTCGTCTGACGTTTTGTCTGGCGTTACTATCTCTTGTTAGGGTTCTCTCTCATCCCTTCCTTTTATCAGTATTTTCATCCCTTTTGAGCccgaagaaaaaaacgaaaCATGGCAAGCAGGCAAGTAGGCAGTTCAGCGGAGGTTCCCCCACATGAGATCCTGGGAAAACTATTTTACAGCAATCAGTCAGTTATGTCCCTTTACaaagacggagacggagaaggagaagaaggagaaagaggaggaggaggaaaacaGCATCCATCAAATCAGcatcattattattatatatacatacGTTTGTTCACTGGGTTAAGCATGGGATGGATGATTATCGGTAAACCAGCCAGGCATTGAATTGGATTGAATTATAAGCGTTTCTCTTGTGGGAAATAttggtagtggtggtagtagtagtagtagtatagttaaGATGAACACGCatcaaggaagaagaagaaccattcattcattccatTGATTAACTAGGTAATGCAGAAAATGTTCCTTATTATGTTGCTTTTATCGaatcaggtaggtaggtatttttCCTTAAAGTCTGAAGGGCACAGTTTTCGATGCTCGTTCAATTgcaatttttttttgcttgTATCTAGATGCCACAGACCAAACATGATACATTTTTCCAAGCACTGACTCCTCTCTCTTtatccttcctctcttccttttctcacTTTATTCCCAACCAACAAGTACACTAAGTTACCCTCCTCCACtcacccctcccccccccccccttcatCATTAACAAACACATGTACCTCCTCAGTATACTACTAAGCTTGTATTTGATATACAAGTTGAACATGTTCAGTTCTAACCTAAATGTTATTGCATATCGATATCCTTTCTCTCCCATCTTATCACTGAATCCAGCCAGCAGCTAGTAATAGCAATAAAAAATACATGCCGAAGAACAACAACTTGGAAAAAGATATGGATGATATCATAGTAAGCTAACGGAACCTACTTCTAactaaaaaaagaaaaagagaagaaaagcaaAACACGCTAATTTCCCTTCCAACCGACCCCCCCGGCCTTGCTCCCCTTCCCCGCCCCTTCCAGTGCGGCGGATATGGTATATCAGATAATCATAGGTATAAACAGTACAATGCAAACAAGATAGACAAAAACGACAATGTGGCCCCATTAAGTAAttcatttccttccttccattctcatcatccatcatctttcGTTCCAcctctccatcatccatccccctcctcctcctcctccccctcctccccttcgtATCATCACAAATCCGTTCTACTCACACTCCCACTCACTCTCACAACATACTCACCTCCCGCCCCTCCCAAACTGTCCTCCACCAATAACCTGCCCCCCCGACGTCCCCGCCCCAAACGGCAACTTGGGCACCGGCGGCACCACACTCTGCCGCTTATTCACGCTCAGTCCTCCACCGTTATCAAAACCAGAACCAAACTTCTGATTCACGCTCTGCCTCACAATCAtggcagccgccgccgccgccgccatcctctccttctgcCGATGTCTTTCCTTCAGATAATGTGCTGCCTCAGGCCTCATACGCAAAATCCGCAGAATCATATCATCTGACGGATCGGCCTGGGCCTCTTTGCGCTTCTCCAGTTTGGCTTGCCGCATCGTTCCCAGGTTGCGAGACATCATGATACTCTTGCCGCGACGAATGGTGCCAAGGGAGCCAAAGGCGCCGATGGCTGCTGCGCCAGTCATTCCGCCAGGCGGGGCTAGGgagttgttattgttattgttggaGTGAAGTTGGGGCGGAGCAGACATGCGGGACCCGgctccggcggcggcggccgtcgcttgttgttgctcgCGCGCGCGCTgggcgttggcggcggccATGCGCTCGGAAGTGCGAATGAGGTTCTCGGTCGAGTCAAAGTAGAAGAAGTTGAGCGAGGCGAGCTCGTGCCACTTAGGCGACTTGAGCACGTCCGAGGGCACGCCGAGGACTTCGCCTGTCTGGGCGTCCTTGGCGTtgaagaagttgaagagcAGCTCGAGCCAGCGGTAGACAATGT includes the following:
- a CDS encoding pre-mRNA branch site protein p14, coding for MSRANKLGPEVNRALFVKNLSYNVTPEELFDLFGKYGPIRQVRQGIASNTKGTAFVVYEDVMDAKQACDKLNGYNFQNRYLVVLYHQPDKMNKTKEDLDARKENLERIKRQHGID